A genomic window from Macaca thibetana thibetana isolate TM-01 chromosome 16, ASM2454274v1, whole genome shotgun sequence includes:
- the MRM1 gene encoding rRNA methyltransferase 1, mitochondrial, whose amino-acid sequence MALLSTIRGATWGRLVTRHFSHAARRGERPGGEELSRLLLDDLVPTSRLELLFGLSPCLLALRAARRSVARLLLQAGKAGLQGERAELLRMAEARDIPVLRPRRQKLDTMCRYQVHQGVCMEVSPLRPRPWSEAGEASPGDDPQQLWLVLEGIQDPRNFGAVLRSAHFLGVDKVITSRRNSCPLTPVVSKASAGAMEVMDVFSTDDLTGFLQTKAQQGWLVAGTVGCPRAEDPQSSEIPITSCLEFPWDRPTLLVLGNEGSGLSQEVQASCQLLLTILPRRQLPPGLESLNVSVAAGILLHSICSQWKGFPTEGERRQLLQDPQEPV is encoded by the exons ATGGCACTGCTCTCGACCATCCGGGGCGCGACCTGGGGTCGCCTCGTCACCCGTCATTTCTCCCATGCAGCGCGGCGTGGGGAGCGGCCTGGTGGGGAGGAGCTAAGCCGTTTGCTGCTGGATGACCTGGTGCCGACCTCGCGGCTGGAGCTTCTGTTTGGCCTGTCCCCGTGTCTCCTGGCTCTGCGGGCCGCCCGCCGCTCCGTGGCCCGGCTCCTGCTCCAGGCGGGTAAAGCTGGGCTGCAGGGGGAGCGGGCCGAGCTGCTCCGGATGGCCGAGGCGCGGGACATTCCAGTTCTACGGCCCAGACGGCAGAAACTGGACACAATGTGCCGCTACCAGGTCCACCAGGGTGTCTGCATGGAGGTGAGCCCGCTGCGGCCCCGGCCTTGGAGTGAGGCCGGGGAGGCGAGCCCAGGCGACGACCCCCAGCAGTTGTGGCTCGTCCTCGAAGGGATCCAGGATCCCCGGAATTTTGGGGCTGTGCTGCGTTCCGCACACTTCCTCGGAGTGGATAAGGTCATCACCAGCCGGAGAAACAG CTGCCCGCTCACTCCAGTAGTCAGCAAGGCCAGCGCGGGGGCTATGGAGGTGATGGACGTGTTCTCCACCGATGACCTCACTGGATTTTTACAG ACCAAAGCCCAGCAGGGCTGGCTCGTGGCCGGCACAGTGGGCTGCCCAAGGGCAGAGGATCCCCAGTCCTCCGAGATCCCCATCACGAGTTGCTTGGAGTTCCCCTGGGATCGGCCTACTCTCCTTGTGCTGG GGAATGAGGGGTCAGGTCTGTCCCAAGAGGTGCAGGCCTCCTGTCAGCTTCTCCTCACCATCCTGCCCCGGCGCCAGCTGCCTCCTGGACTTGAGTCCTTGAACGTCTCTGTGGCTGCAG GAATTCTTCTTCACTCCATTTGCAGCCAGTGGAAGGGTTTCCCCACAGAAGGGGAAAGAAGGCAACTTCTCCAAGACCCGCAAGAACCGGTCTGA